The sequence below is a genomic window from Uranotaenia lowii strain MFRU-FL chromosome 2, ASM2978415v1, whole genome shotgun sequence.
TCCTTAGCTGACAAGCAGTTCTGTATTTCATGaacaaagttataaccattggaaaataaaaaaatctgaatccattggaaaaaatggcaGTTATTGCTTGAAAGTTTTCATAAATTGCCTAAATGATTCGCAAAAGTTCtattaattcaaaaaatctttttttgtgattttttctttcattctacggttaaacagcttgaaattagctgtcaaaacttcaaaatttaaaaatatagaaacatatattttttttaaattttgattttgtattacatcgattttttttcgggataTAAGTTAAGAGTGCGATTTGTTCGCATGAAATGTAGGTACAGCAAGAAATAAGGAACATGTATCATCCCAAGTTTTtatgaactttcagtacatctctggaggtttttgaaagaaaatttggttttccaaTATAAATTCCCATACATGcatcataaattcaaaatatccaTACtgtactttttcaaaaattttgagctTGTTtgccttccaaaaataaaacaaatgagtAAACAGCCATATTCTAGAGAAGAATGAAATAAACACGTACCTGGTCGATTGGTCACTGCGATGGCATCAATATCGGAGAAACCTAACTTTGCCTTAGTCATAGTTCCTTGcacagttttttcaacattatatCGATGGAAATCTTGGGCGAGAGGAGGAATTATACCGCCGAATCTGAGAaataatcaattattttaattttaatcaccGTTAGTTATGcttgttaaataattttcaaacttcTGTTCCACTGAAATCATGTTAAAGGTCTTACCTTAAATGACTATTTTGTTGCGAATGTAAGCTTTCGGCTAGTACTATTCCGTTGGAACTGACAATGGCCGCCCCGCTGTCATCGCAACTGGTTTCAATTCCCAAAACGTAAGGCCGTATTGGCTCTGGCCTCTGATGATAGTTCCTGGAAATCgtttaaatgttaaaatataaGATTAAAGATTCAGACATTCAAAGTTGTAAATTATCCAAGCTTTAGAATTGATGAAGATGGTTAAATGGCTTTTTCCTTACCGATATGAAGCTAGTTTCAAACCAGGACGTTGTAATTTAATCCAATTCATAGTTCAAAGCAGCGGttgattaaaacaattttacagCATCCTGCAGAACTACCGGTTCCTTTAATTCGCGAAACTGGTCACAATCGTATATGGGGTATATAGGCGGTGGGATGagtgatgcgaatttttgtttttattttgaacactttaaaaaaatattaagcatttgggatatttttaatgttacaCTCCTTTAACTCATTTCTGAGTAGTTCCTGTGTATCAAGAGTTTGGTCAAATACTTAGGTCCTAAGATAATTGGGAGACTCCTCGACCGAGCGCTATGATTATCTAacgcaaaaatcaaaaatttagggTAATTccataattctaaatttgttgTAACTTGCAACGGGCATTGaacaaatgttatttttagTTCTAATTTCAAGCTCATATTATTAGAAATTGCTTGATATGTTTGATATAGCCCATCAATGATTACTTATGAACGGGCGTGTTCAAAGATGagaaaatcataatatttaccTTTTGTTGGTAGCCGGTGGGTGGGTGGTAGATCGGTCAGAGTCAGGCGGTCCAGAGCTAAATAGTAGTAGCGATGGCTCAacggttttataaattaatcACTGAAAAGGTGTGTATTTTACTATTCAATATCCTACATTACAAATTTGTATGTGAACTCCGTTAGTGTAGTAAAGAGTTTAGTATCagagtttttaaaaagaatcaacAGCTAGTGTTTTTATCTCAGCGCTGTCTGAATTTTGGTAGCTGCAAGTCTTCTGAACATCAGAATTCATTGCAGCGATCAGAATCACCTCAACTAGGCTTAATAATGTCAGGCTTTCTTACAATTCTATTCCAGATATTGGAAATAAGTGATAGGAAATCGCTTAGCAATCGGTTGGTTCCAATTGTTtcgaatgtttcaaatactCCACAATTCCATTGGCCATGCGACGGAGTATATTCGGATAAGCAAATCAATTCAATTAAAACTGCATTGAGGCATGAACACGCGATTGAAGACGTCAGTTCATCACGCGTTGGTAGAAGACAAGCGCTAGTATTTCATTTGAACAGAAATTCTTTCATTCATGAAACGATGTCAACGTTATCATTAAACAGGAAAAAGTTGCATGAAACTCCTAGAACTATAATAGAATTTAGTTCGCCTAACATTGCTAAACCATTTCACGCTGGTCATCTGCGTTCTACAGTTATAGGGAATTTCCTATCGAACTTATTCAATCACTTAGGGCATGACGTTACAAAGATCAACTATTTGGGCGATTGGGGCACCCAGCTGGGATACCTTATGCTTGGTATTGAACTGCAAAAGCTAACCaaacatcaaataaaaataaatcccaTACAATGTCTGTATAACGCATATGTCCATGCCCACGAAATGGCATCTGCACAACACGATCTCGACGAGAAAGCccgccaaattttcaaaaatctggaaGACAATTCACAGTTGCACATGGAAAACTGGAATGAGCTTCGATCATATACGGTtgatgaattgaaaaatgtttacaacCGATTAGGAATCTCATTCGATCACTACTTCTGGGAGTCCCAATATGGCATCAAGGACATCGACAACGTATTGAGTCTGATGGAAAAGACAAACACTTTATCCCTCCAGGATGATGGTAGACGGGTAACCAAGGTAAGTCGAACAGTTATATTATCTCTGCAGTTATGAGCCCATTTTGTAGTATTTTCATTGCCCATTATTAATCATGTTAAACCTAGAAAGAGGTGCACAAATACTCCAGTTTATAACCaaatccattttatttttaataggtTGGCACTCGGGTGATTCCGATAGTGAAAAGCGATGGTACAACTTTGTACATTGCACGAGATATTGCGGCGCTTATCGATCGATTTGAGAAGTTTCAATTCAACAACGCTTTGTACGTGGTGGATAACGCACAAAGTGATCATTTTGCGGCCTTAAGTTCGATTGCTCGGAATATGAACTTACCGTGTGCTACCGGAATAAAACATGTTAAATTTGGACGAGTTTTGGGAATGAGTACTAGAAAGGGAACGGCAATATTCTTGCAAGACATATTGGATGAAGCAGATGCGCTAATGAAAAAGAAGCAGATTGAAAGCAAAAGTATGTATGAAAAGAAATATTCGTTTTTTTATGGGTTTATAAGGTGCCTtgctgacccggaaaggaaaaacagatcAAAGAGCGAAATtccaaaaaggaaaaatagaaaagtatCAGGACCATGagaaacaattatttttgtcaCAATCTTAACAAATGGAAATGTACACATCGCAACGCATTCGTACCCGTGGAATAAAAGGAaagaaatattctaaaaatactTAAACAAAAGCAAAACACAATAGTCTATTGATAGAAAGGAATCGCAACGATTACTATACCgtttaaaacttaataattaaattattcaacTGACTGAAAACACATTTACTTTCAGCTACAAAAATAGACGTACATGTACATTCTTCTGTTACTTCTGTGCTGGGTGCTACAGCGGTTGTTGTCAATGATCTTAAACAGAGACGCATGCGTGATTACAATTTCAGCTGGGAGAAGGCTCTCCAAACTGATGGTGATACTGGCATCAAGTTACAATACACACACTGCCGATTATGGAGCTTGCAGTGTTTGAACGCTGACTTGGTTCAAAGCGGTACAACGTGCAACCCTCAACTGTTACCTGAGCCAGAGGCACTAGCTATCGttgttgaaatttcaaaatttgatgaaatattaatgGAGAGTGCCGATAGCTTAGAATCCTGCGTACTGGTGAATTATCTGTTCGGATTGAGgtaatattatttttacaacTGCCCTGCTTGTTCAATaactttaatagtttttttttctgggatatTAAGCCCAATAGAACTTCAATAGTCTTGAAGATCAAAGATTTAAGAATTAGCAGatacgaaaataaaaacatgaagTAATATGATTTTTCTTCTCTCAGCAATGCAATAAACCGAGCCATGACCAAGCTGTCAATCAAAAATGAGTCTTGCAAAGAGAAAGCTGCACAACGGATGGCATTGTTTATAGCTGCTCGCAAAACGTTGGAGCGTGGTATGGAAATTTTGGGACTACGGGTGCTAAAAGAAATGtgaaatgtgacaaaagtgaattttgaacaACACATGTTATAGAGTTCAAagaatataagtttaaaaaaaactattgttttatacccatttattttaaaaacgaagCCTTATAAGTTTGAACCGTTGCGTTGGGCGAATGGGAAGCAGTTTGAATAGAGAGTAAATTGTCGACTCTTTTGATCTTAGAAATCTTACGTTAGGGAAAAGATAtcgtcaaaattatgaaaatgttatttttgagATGTCGACTGtatattttaatgttaatttttccgGCAAATCagtcacatttttttataaacgaacGATATTTATTTTACTCCAACGTTTCGGTGTCGTTTAACACCATCCTCAGGGATTCTATAAGTGTTATAATgtgttttacaatttaaaaatagtgtTTGTTGGTTCAATTAGTGTTATGTTGTACTCACAAAATGGTCGTTGTTTCTGTGCTTTATGTGAAAGCGTACTATCCGGATTTTGTTTTTGGGTTTAgtttcaacataatttaaatttgagttctCACTATTTCCACAATCAACTTTCAGGCGGTACTTGTATCGAATCTTCTTGCGTTGTTTTCGGTGTTTTATCACTATCGATATTTTTGACGGATTTTTGACGTTTCTTTCTGTAGTTGTGTTCCTGTAATATGCTTAGAACAGAGGCAAAAATTGTGCTGAGATTTTTGCAATCTGTTCTCTGGTTTACGGTGTTGGGTGTATTGAAAATGTGACACATTTCCAAGAAATTGAGTGTGTGTTTGTTGTAGCTTGTGTCTAATACAGATGTGTTGCTTATATTAAATGTGTGTCCTGTTTCGATAATATGGTCGATGAGAGCCGTATTATCTTTCTCTCTGGTTTTCTCTGTTCCTAttggtttgtttatgtttttgtcTCTCTTTTCCTTTAATGTTTTGATGTTACTACGGTGGCCCGAGAGCCTCTGATCTAGTGTGTTCTTGGTAAGACCAATATACACGCTTGAGCAGGGCTCTTGGCGTGGGATTTGGTATATTAAGTTGGACTTCTCACCGATTCGTTTTGGGTCCTTCACTCGGCTGAACAAGTCAACATCGAGATCAACGATCCAGCATGCCAACCAGAAGTGTCATACCGATCAGTACCGTATGTACCGCTGCTCACCGATCGACTGATCCAATGCTTAGCTACCGACTATCCCAACGTCAGAGTAGCGAGCAGAAAAAACATGACAGTGGGAGACTtgcactgaacctcgaaaatacccaaacttgagaactttccccgccaacccgaatgaaactccctccctacaggtttggctattggtggcatagctcaaagttaagctcttaaaggagaactcatcccccaaaatctgataccacaataaaatggaaatcaaaataaaaaaactatcGCCAGGTTcaggaatcacacccatacctgctATGGCTTTGCGATtgccatctcaggatgctaaccgctcgaccaccgaagagttgttgagagaggcagctacatcatcgtatatgtgagactttctgcgaatgaagcgggaataaaagttatcccccaaaaaaaacagttcttcgctttgaacttaccccccaaacctaaatctgccacgatggaggtaacagaatcagatgcgcttacaacaaaaaccccccaaaaaaacagttcttcgcttgaaggacaagtttggcttattggcaagctgtgattttttcacaaacttaagttgtcaatcttgaacttaggtttggcgggtgacagttctcaagtttgggtattttcgattttcagtgtgtTCAGCCGAGTGAAGGACCCAAAACGAATCGGTGAGAAGTCCAACTTAATATACCAAATCCCATGCCAAGAGCCCTGCTCAAGCGTGTATATTGGTCTTACCAAGAACACACTAGATCAGAGGCTCTCGGGCCACCGTAGTAACATCAAAACATTAAAGAAAAAGAGAgacaaaaacataaacaaaccaaTAGGAACAGAGAAAACCAGAGAGAAAGATAATACGGCTCTCATCGACCATATTATCGAAACAGGACACACATTTAATATAAGCAACACATCTGTATTAGACACAAGCTACAACAAACACACACTCAATTTCTTGGAAATGTGTCACATTTTCAATACACCCAACACCGTAAACCAGAGAACAGATTGCAAAAATCTCAGCACAATTTTTGCCTCTGTTCTAAGCATATTACACGAACACAACTACAGAAAGAAACGTCAAAAATCCGTCAAAAATATCGATAGTGATAAAACACCGAAAACAACGCAAGAAGATTCGATACAAGTACCGCCTGAAAGTTGATTGTGGAAATAGTGagaactcaaatttaaattatgttgaaacTAAACCCAAAAACAAAATCCGGATAGTACGCTTTCACATAAAGCACAGAAACAACGACCATTTTGTGAGTACAACATAACACTAATTGAACCAACAAacactatttttaaattgtaaaacacATTATAACACTTATAGAATCCCTGAGGATGGTGTTAAACGACACCGAAACGTTGGAGTAAAATAAATATCgttcgtttataaaaaaatgtgactGATTTGCCGGAAAAATTAACattatgaaaatgtttttgctccAGCATTTTGAACGAATGCACCTAGAAATAAAGTCGGATGCTCTGCTGAACAAGATCTTCTGAGTTTCAACATTTAGTCTATGATGAAAGGTGAACTGCACCtcactacgaggtaagatttaccttttttgaattcactttttttctcggtgaattgtatctttttttccagctcgattcgggtaaactttacctcgctgtgaggtgagtttcaccccgaagaggtagaagttacctttttggctttcacgagcgttcacctttctatctcggtaaattttacctttttattatctTCCGTTTAGTATCATACTTCGTGTGTTTGTTAAAAACCTTAATTTATCCACATTTTATCACCATAAAATATTCATACAGAGGACGAATGGCTATGATTGATAAAATCCTCtctaaacaaagaaaattagaattgGATTCAGATACAGATTCCAGATCAAGTTGCCAAATAACATTAAAGGCCCGAagtatttttcactttttggaaGGCTTAGGACCTGTTGATTCACAAAACtggtaaaaaattttaaaacttgaagATAATTTCAAATCACATGATGCcgtttatagaaattttatgtcaatattcttgatttttctaTGTTAGCAAATAAAAAAGGTTATGCATGTAGATGAATCCAGAGTCAGCGTCAGCGAAGAGGATATTTTAGGAATTTCTGTCTTATAACCTTTTTTACTTaggtttatttttacaaaattttctatcTTGTTAAAATTTATCCGACAGTCAAGAATTTAGAAGCTCAGAAGTTGAAGCAAATACAGAATTTATAACAATTTGCTCAGGGTAAAAACATGTAGTTAATCCCTTGATAAATAAAGCATACAAGCAAAAAACCATCTGCTCGCGATGAATTCAGGCATACGAGAGCTAACTAGTGCAGTCAAAAAAGTACATCAACATTCCATTACGTACAGTagcgttcataattgtatagaaattggaagcacgcgcactctcacttcgactttgaacttccataacttttttactctgatgataatctttgatcaaattttctgcaaaagatagatcaactatcacactattatatcacaaaatttgagctttctaaaatttattctacgaaagttggactttttggacttttacctttctaactgagatatttcagaaactacgctacgctttgtattgaaattttgcacagtgattgttgaaacataAAGTTAAcgtgtctgaagttttcgaaaagttctatggATGGAATCAAAAGTTACGAAAGGTACAATATCTCAgacatgaacctaaaaatgcgatttctatagaattttggacgattcatgagaacaatatctttcccatccacaaatcagtaaaaaaatgtctgacaatagcattaaagaaaagaaaaaatcgaataaatgatcaatttgtgttttgaaatccgAATCTCGCGATGTTGATTTGAGGTTTTGAtttaaatagatttactggttgttgaaaatttatgtgattttcctatggaaacatgcgtccaaaattcaaagaaatcggatttttaggttcatgcctgaaatattgtacttcGCGAAACTTTTGATCCcttcgatagaacttttcaaaaacttcaaacatgctattgagatattgcagtttgaaaggtagaagtccaaaaagtccgattttcgtagaattactgtatctcggGTCACACAAATTTTagtaagctcaa
It includes:
- the LOC129747864 gene encoding probable arginine--tRNA ligase, mitochondrial; this translates as MAQRFYKLITEKILEISDRKSLSNRLVPIVSNVSNTPQFHWPCDGVYSDKQINSIKTALRHEHAIEDVSSSRVGRRQALVFHLNRNSFIHETMSTLSLNRKKLHETPRTIIEFSSPNIAKPFHAGHLRSTVIGNFLSNLFNHLGHDVTKINYLGDWGTQLGYLMLGIELQKLTKHQIKINPIQCLYNAYVHAHEMASAQHDLDEKARQIFKNLEDNSQLHMENWNELRSYTVDELKNVYNRLGISFDHYFWESQYGIKDIDNVLSLMEKTNTLSLQDDGRRVTKVGTRVIPIVKSDGTTLYIARDIAALIDRFEKFQFNNALYVVDNAQSDHFAALSSIARNMNLPCATGIKHVKFGRVLGMSTRKGTAIFLQDILDEADALMKKKQIESKTTKIDVHVHSSVTSVLGATAVVVNDLKQRRMRDYNFSWEKALQTDGDTGIKLQYTHCRLWSLQCLNADLVQSGTTCNPQLLPEPEALAIVVEISKFDEILMESADSLESCVLVNYLFGLSNAINRAMTKLSIKNESCKEKAAQRMALFIAARKTLERGMEILGLRVLKEM